The proteins below come from a single Candida albicans SC5314 chromosome 7, complete sequence genomic window:
- the GCN2 gene encoding serine/threonine-protein kinase (Translation initiation factor 2-alpha (eIF2alpha) kinase; has nonessential role in amino acid starvation response, in contrast to S. cerevisiae homolog; similar to S. cerevisiae Gcn2p): MPETSITSDLEHRQQDEISSISSIYGDIFKDITPTGLVWNKKPSPHFQVFLSSSNNPDRPTVSITLDIEFTPTYPLSPPKVKLLNARNLLKINIAKLEKKCKDLIKEYPEQEVSFTIISELIFMLDEIQTTTEKVLSLEEERELRLRNERRALEEKEAKQKKDEELARKKQNKELNEQIQKIQGEFDDDFTDDQDLDMSTTNDNNNSLIPLDKDQFFIFENAMEATIPNTRRKFKFRAISGFIRYNQKGVFNSIGSQYIVKPFIDNEIRNKIENKGSDLAFLLTVIDLTNEYWQTDKGKREIQDLESELQSIMSINHSNILKLIGFQIDKTNVWRVRLLTEFSPVSETLYDILPTAEFINWALARTWLIQLLPAMEYLHNAGFIHKLICPMTIVIFQEKDQLYYQNSTNELLSNSIGGGGGGGEDSLTISAKKVLKLCHPSYGYRLLEMISLHPNEGETLDRSPQVNPPAWLAPELKTSGYHYKSDIWDLGVLFLRVMLGFDILNTTYHTPSDFINKFSVKDFVGAEEYASLVYDVLSKMLQVKLSKRPSPLELNAVKFLRDGPIISKLQSETNLSRMKKNVETDLVSSTNTRHVQIQGHEQDSTATTKHLNIYHQNISRRRLSNQNTQHPYFGENSSLIMPSGSQRNMGRYARDFEEIGKLGRGGFGEVVKARSRMEGIFYAVKKIKHRADKLDSLLSEVLSLARLNHQYIVRYYGTWVEELEDTSAIPSNSTSAIASDDEEEEEEEDDTEGDFGDDDLESTFSSRVGRSSSVLPSYDNSFQVDYISTSFDPRIEFDESSEEDDQNEDDDPFVFANSTDDISNNETEDRSKSDSKEVSVKKPKDVVNSSKNASPKSILYIQMEFCENNTLLNLIEQGLPNNPDEYWRLFRQLLEAVSYIHREGFIHRDLKPMNIFIDRSNNIKVGDFGLAKNSQFSSVVSTNNQVEAKDNELSTVVGTLFYTANEVATGQYDEKVDMYSLGIIFFEMCYPLATGMQRAKTLNDLRLKSVEFPTNFIASKYKTEKKIIRLLLDHDPKIRPSAAQLLQSGWLPVEHQDQVIQEALKSLADPASPWQQQVREALFNQPYSLAKDLMFDKQNEHNSHNKHVELDTSNDYLLFDKIMKELTKIFTNHGAIENLNTNLVLPKAPSQSRELVYDFLDRSGAVLTLPYDLTLPTARFLSKTDMTIPKTFRHEFVYRPNVRGIGIPDRYSAVNFDIAGGSEVNKATLFAHDAECLKVIDEIVNTLPCFKNTIIVINHYDILDAVVSFSFGNIGIDDKKKLDIFGVLSQLGIDKSPDEIKRYLREDFQVPHTVTKDLVENFNFTCEVERARQKLQKLMVDSPQLLKVERAYTYLIEVVKILKQMNIKTSMIFNPLSNYNSKYYIHGIMFQAVFKPDRSKRYTRVVTGGRYDSLIESFSNVTTTTKQITPHGVGFSLTTSLLFILMKTLISRGKSKLDLVNKWKGNRCKVLISSTQQQFLSQVGYQLVSKFWNKNISADITSVAAKTQDEIFQNGNSEGAIWIVIIRSLPTTIGNSFSSLNGGSGGSSSSTTTTSTSIRRSKKSGSGFKPLKLRNIITGKDIDLDYDEVIDYLVTELLEDSEHEENDQDNGTMTNSTTLLTSSSLSSKTNQEEELLNGPIDSVEIDQKIIVVKNDAPRSRKNKRDKWESENDAKLAGQQCIKNLSGGPVVVIDARDEILDMISITSIHQQDEWIRKVVYTTNNFPKSFAMNIYNTLIKEFNKGSIWCILVSSRTQHTTIVDLRR; this comes from the coding sequence ATGCCAGAAACATCAATTACTCTGGATTTAGAACATAGACAACAAGATGAAATTAGTAgtatatcatcaatttatgGTGATATCTTTAAAGATATTACTCCAACGGGTTTAGTTTGGAATAAAAAACCCAGTCCGCATTTCCAAGTATTTTTATCATCGTCAAATAATCCTGATCGACCGACTGTTTCCATTACATTAGATATAGAATTCACTCCTACTTATCCTTTATCACCTCCAAAAGTAAAACTACTAAATGCTCgtaatttattgaaaattaatattgctaaattagaaaagaaatgtaAAGATTTAATCAAAGAATATCCCGAACAAGAAGTTTCTTTCACGATAATTTCCGAATTGATTTTCATGTTAGATGAaatacaaacaacaactgaaaaagtattatcattagaagaagaaagagaatTAAGATtaagaaatgaaagaagggcattagaagaaaaagaggcGAAACAGAAGAAGgatgaagaattggctcgaaagaaacaaaataaagaattgaatgaacaaattcaaaaaattcaaggtgaatttgatgatgattttacTGATGATCAAGATTTAGATATGTCAACtactaatgataataataattcattaatccCACTTGATAaagatcaatttttcatttttgaaaatgcCATGGAAGCAACCATTCCTAATACAAGACGGAAATTTAAGTTTCGAGCAATACTGGGATTCATAAGATATAATCAAAAGGGggttttcaattcaattggaTCCCAATATATTGTTAAAccatttattgataatgaaatccggaataaaattgaaaataaaggTTCTGATTTGGCATTCTTATTAACAGTGATTGATTTAACCAATGAATATTGGCAAACTGACAAGGGGAAGCGAGAAATTCAAGATTTAGAATCGGAATTACAATCAATTATGAGTATAAATCATAGTaatatattaaaattaattggaTTTCAAATAGATAAAACAAATGTTTGGAGAGTAAGATTGTTAACGGAATTTTCTCCAGTTAGTGAAACATTATATGATATTCTCCCTACTGCcgaatttattaattggGCATTAGCAAGAACTTGGcttattcaattattaccaGCAATGGAATATCTTCATAATGCCGGATTCATCCATAAACTTATATGTCCCATGACCATAGTTATATTTCAAGAGAAGGACCAATtgtattatcaaaattcaactaatgaattattaagTAATagtattggtggtggtggtggtggtggggAAGACTCATTAACCATCAGTGCTAAAAAAGTGTTGAAATTATGTCATCCTTCATATGGGTATCGTTTATTAGAGATGATTCTGTTACATCCAAATGAGGGAGAAACATTAGATCGATCTCCACAAGTAAATCCACCAGCATGGTTAGCACcagaattgaaaacttcTGGGTATCATTACAAATCTGATATTTGGGATTTAGGAGTACTTTTCTTAAGAGTAATGTTAGgatttgatattttaaaCACCACATACCATACACCTAGtgattttataaataaattttccGTTAAAGATTTTGTTGGAGCAGAAGAATATGCTTCATTAGTGTATGATGTATTATCGAAAATGTTACaagttaaattatcaaaacgACCATCTCCTTTGGAATTAAATGCCGTAAAATTTTTACGAGATGGTCccataatttcaaaattacaATCGGAAACTAACTTATCAcgaatgaaaaaaaatgtcgAAACTGATTTGGTATCATCAACCAATACAAGACATGTTCAAATACAAGGACATGAACAGGATTCGactgcaacaacaaaacatttgaatatttatcatcaaaatatttcacGCAGACGGTTATCTAACCAGAATACTCAACATCCATATTTTGGTGAAAATTCTAGTCTTATCATGCCTTCAGGGTCACAACGAAATATGGGGAGATACGCCAGagattttgaagaaattgggAAATTGGGTCGTGGTGGATTTGGTGAAGTTGTTAAAGCTAGAAGTAGAATGGAAGGGATATTTTATGctgtgaaaaaaattaaacatCGAGCTGATAAATTGGATTCTTTATTAAGTGAAGTTTTATCTTTAGCTAGATTGAACCATCAATATATTGTTCGTTATTATGGTACTTGGgttgaagaattagaagatACATCTGCGATTCCATCCAATAGCACATCTGCTATTGCGAGCGATGACGAAGAGGAGGAAGAGGAGGAAGATGACACAGAAGGCGACtttggtgatgatgatctTGAACTGACATTTTCAAGTCGTGTTGGTCGTTCATCATCTGTGTTACCTAGTTATGATAACTCATTTCAAGTCGATTACATTTCAACATCTTTTGACCCTAGGAtagaatttgatgaaagttcagaagaagatgaccaaaatgaagatgatgatcCGTTTGTGTTTGCCAATTCAACTGATGATATCtcaaataatgaaacaGAAGATCGTTCCAAAAGTGATTCGAAAGAAGTTTCTGttaaaaaaccaaaagatGTTGTTAACTCCTCTAAAAATGCATCACcgaaatcaatattatatatacaaATGGAGTTTTGTGAAAATAATACCCTTCTCAATCTTATTGAACAAGGATTACCTAATAACCCTGATGAATATTGGAGACTTTTCCGACAATTACTTGAAGCAGTTTCATATATTCATCGTGAAGGATTTATTCATCGTGATTTAAAACCAatgaatattttcattgatagatccaataatattaaagtTGGGGATTTCGGATTAGCTAAAAATTCACAATTTTCTTCAGTTGTTCTGACGAATAATCAAGTGGAAGCTaaagataatgaattatcTACCGTGGTGGGAACATTATTTTATACTGCCAATGAAGTGGCCACGGGTCAATACgatgaaaaagttgataTGTATTCACTTGGAATAATTTTCTTTGAAATGTGTTATCCTCTTGCCACGGGTATGCAAAGAGCTAAAAcattaaatgatttacGATTGAAATCAGTTGAATTCCCTACAAATTTCATTGCTAGTAAATataaaactgaaaaaaaaattattcgattattattagatcATGATCCTAAAATTCGTCCTAGTGCAGCACAACTTTTACAAAGTGGTTGGTTACCCGTTGAACATCAAGATCAAGTTATTCAAGAAGCATTAAAATCTTTAGCTGATCCAGCATCTCCTTGGCAACAACAAGTTCGTGAAGCATTGTTCAATCAACCGTATCTGCTTGCTAAAGATTTAATGtttgataaacaaaatgaaCATAATTCCCATAATAAGCATGTTGAATTGGATACTTCGaatgattatttattatttgataaaatcaTGAAAGAATTGACCAAGATTTTCACTAATCATGGAGCCATTGAGAATTTAAATACAAATTTAGTTTTACCAAAGGCACCTTCACAATCAAGAGAATTAGTTTATGATTTTTTGGATAGAAGTGGTGCAGTTTTAACTTTACCTTATGATTTGACTTTACCAACAGCAAGATTTTTAAGTAAAACCGATATGACAATTCCTAAAACTTTTCGACACGAATTTGTCTATCGACCTAATGTTCGAGGTATTGGTATACCTGATCGTTATAGTGCCGTTAATTTTGATATAGCCGGTGGACTGGAAGTTAACAAGGCAACACTTTTCGCTCATGATGCTGAATGTTTAAAAGtgattgatgaaattgtcAATACTTTACCATGTTTTAAAAATaccattattgttattaatcATTATGATATTTTGGATGCtgttgtttcattttcttttggtaatattggaattgatgataagaaaaaattagatATTTTTGGAGTATTATCACAATTGggaattgataaatcaCCCGATGAAATAAAACGTTACTTGAGGGAAGATTTTCAAGTACCACATACTGTTACTAAAGAtcttgttgaaaatttcaattttacaTGTGAAGTGGAACGGGCAAGacaaaaattacaaaaattaatgGTTGATTCTCCccaattattaaaagttGAACGAGCATATACTTATTTAATTGAAGTGgttaaaattttgaaacaaatgaatattAAAACATCAATGATTTTCAATCCATTGAGTAATTATAATAGTAAATATTATATCCATGGAATAATGTTTCAAGCAGTTTTTAAACCTGATAGATCCAAACGTTATACTAGAGTAGTTACTGGTGGACGATatgattcattaattgaatctttttcaaatgtcACCACAACAACTAAACAAATCACTCCTCATGGTGTTGGATTTTCATTGACTACTAGTTTACTTTTCATTCTTATGAAAACATTAATTTCTCGAGGGAAATCTAAATTGGATCTTGTAAATAAATGGAAGGGCAATCGATGTAAAGTACTTATAAGTTCtactcaacaacaatttttaagTCAAGTGGGATATCAATTAGTTTCTAAATTTTGGAATAAAAACATAAGTGCTGATATAACATCAGTTGCAGCAAAGACTCAAGATGAAATATTCCAAAATGGTAATTCAGAAGGGGCTATATGGATAGTTATAATACGACTGTTACCTACAACAATTGGGAATTCATTCTCATCTTTGaatggtggtagtggtggtagtagtagtagtactactactactagcACTAGCATTAGAAGAAGTAAAAAATCTGGATCTGGATTTAAACCTTTGAAATTGAGAAATATAATTACTGGtaaagatattgatttagATTATGATGAAGTGATAGATTATTTGGTGACtgaattattagaagattCAGAAcatgaagaaaatgatcaAGATAATGGTACGATGACAAACTCAACAACATTACttacatcatcatcattatcttctaaaacaaatcaagaagaagaattattaaatggACCAATTGATTCagttgaaattgatcaaaaaatCATTGTTGTTAAAAATGATGCTCCTCGTAGTAGGAAAAATAAACGAGATAAATGGGAATCAGAAAATGATGCTAAATTAGCTGGACAACAATgtataaaaaatttaagTGGTGGacctgttgttgttattgatgCTAGAGATGAAATATTAGATATGATTAGTATTacttcaattcatcaacaagATGAATGGATTAGAAAAGTGGTTTATACAACTAATAATTTCCCAAAAAGTTTTGCTatgaatatttataatactttgattaaagaatttaatAAAGGTTCAATTTGGTGTATTTTGGTGTCTTCAAGAACTCAACATACAACTATTGTTGATCTACGTCGATAA
- the MRE11 gene encoding MRX complex nuclease subunit (Putative DNA double-strand break repair factor; involved in response to oxidative stress and drug resistance) produces the protein MPLVERIEPGPDTIRVLLTTDNHVGAFENDPIRGDDAWKTFDEITTIAKDKDVDMIIQGGDLFHINKPTKKSMYHVMKSLRSNCMGDRPCELELLSDPAQSLNNGFDEINYEDPNLNISIPVFAISGNHDDATGESLLSALDVLAVTGLINNFGKVKNTEAITVSPILLQKGQTKLALYGMSNVRDERLHRLFRDGGVKFQRPNIQTEDWFNLFVIHQNHAAHTYTSSIPESFLPNFLDFILWGHEHECIPYPVHNPETTFDVLQAGSSVATSLAEGEVADKKIFILNIKGKDYSIEPVELKTVRPFVLREIILSKTDLIPGAASKADVIAYLTDEVEKSIERANKQFSSQNISNSNRAITNSSNNATADPIEKPLPLIRLRVEYSGGYEIENVTRFSNRFVGKIANVNDVVQFYKKKTPTKSDNKLTRKTKYDVDLIEENLHHKKTTELELQDIIRDFLQQTQLSLVPETEMNHAVKKFVENDDKQALNQFINQEIKRETKMLLDIDIDENEFHGADEKHAKTAFKHVLSQLKNINGPINIDYEPEIEPTNNNTNKKSATTKKRTPKKNTTIPKKITTTATKKPKIDDIIISSDDSNDYGNDDDDDKEEEEEENEHDSGLRLFVTDTPDTNSTRRSKSNRSKRPTSYVEDESGILSDEDDYVPPSKSKGIFSRSFNNRKRK, from the coding sequence ATGCCATTGGTAGAACGTATAGAACCAGGACCTGACACAATTAGGGTTCTACTAACTACTGACAATCATGTAGGAGCATTTGAAAACGATCCAATTAGAGGTGATGATGCATGGAAAAcatttgatgaaatcaCCACCATTGCCAAAGATAAAGATGTTGATATGATAATTCAAGGAGGTGATTTATTTCATATTAACAAACCAACGAAAAAATCCATGTATCATGTTATGAAATCACTTCGATCCAATTGTATGGGAGATCGTCCTTGtgaattagaattattGAGTGATCCGGCTcaatcattaaataatggatttgatgaaattaattatgaagatccaaatttaaatatatcTATCCCGGTGTTTGCCATTAGTGGGAATCATGATGATGCCACTGGTGAATCATTATTACTGGCATTGGATGTATTAGCCGTCACGggattaattaataattttggtaAAGTGAAAAACACTGAGGCAATAACTGTTTCACcaatattattacaaaaGGGACAAACAAAATTGGCATTGTATGGGATGTCAAATGTAAGAGATGAAAGATTGCATCGATTATTTCGAGATGGTGGAGTCAAATTTCAACGTCCAAATATACAAACTGAAGATTGgttcaatttatttgttattcatcaaaatcatgCTGCTCATACTTATACTTCCAGTATACCAGAATCATTTTTACCAAATTTCCTTGATTTTATATTATGGGGTCATGAACATGAATGTATTCCTTATCCAGTGCATAATCCAGAAACCACATTTGATGTATTACAAGCAGGTTCATCGGTGGCTACTTCATTAGCTGAAGGTGAAGTTGCcgataaaaaaatatttattttaaataTAAAGGGTAAAGATTATTCTATTGAACCagttgaattgaaaacagTACGACCATTTGTATTAAGAGAAATTATATTACTGAAAACTGATCTTATTCCTGGTGCTGCTTCTAAAGCTGATGTTATTGCATATTTAACTGATGAAGTGGAAAAATCCATTGAAAGAgcaaataaacaatttagTAGCCAAAATATTCTGAATTCTAATCGAGCAATCACTAACCTGAGCAACAATGCAACTGCAGATCCCATTGAAAAGCCATTACCATTGATTAGATTGCGAGTCGAGTATAGTGGTGgatatgaaattgaaaatgtgaCGAGATTTTCCAATAGATTTGTTGGCAAAATTGCTAATGTTAATGATGTGGTTCAATTTTATAAGAAAAAGACACCAACAAAAagtgataataaattaactCGGAAAACTAAATATGAcgttgatttaattgaagaaaatttacATCATAAAAAAACCACTGAATTGGAACTTCAAGATATTATTCGGGATTTCTTACAACAAACtcaattatcattagtTCCTGAAACTGAAATGAATCATGCcgttaaaaaatttgttgaaaatgatgataaacaagctttaaatcaatttattaatcaagaaattaaacGAGAAACCAAAATGTTATtagatattgatattgatgaaaatgaatttcaTGGAGCTGATGAAAAACATGCTAAAACGGCGTTTAAACATGTATTACtgcaattgaaaaatatcaatgGGCCTATTAATATAGATTATGAACCTGAAATTGAACCaactaacaacaacaccaacaaaaaGTCTGCTACtacaaagaaaagaacCCCTAAGAAAAATACCACCATCCCTAAAAagataacaacaacagccacCAAAAAACctaaaattgatgatataatTATAAGTTCAGATGATAGTAATGATTACGGCAATGACGACGATGAcgataaagaagaagaagaagaagaaaatgaacaTGACTCTGGTCTTCGTTTGTTTGTGACTGATACACCTGACACCAATAGTACACGTCGATCTAAAAGTAATCGATCCAAAAGACCAACTAGTTATGTTGAAGATGAGTCAGGTATACTtagtgatgaagatgattatGTTCCACCCAGTAAAAGTAAAGGAATATTTTCCAGAAGCTTTAATAacaggaaaagaaaataa
- a CDS encoding uncharacterized protein (Ortholog(s) have unfolded protein binding activity, role in mitochondrial proton-transporting ATP synthase complex assembly and mitochondrion localization), whose translation MLSRTVLRTLKPLNIVSITPRCQLLRFNSSKSTPNNNNNSNNSNPGQLDINDEIFKKYSQQLQKKARELGIPLNELRIKFQDKIEKVKLELGGIDPTEELKQFFEHEKQKKQQNQNDNDDGTIKIRGIKDRDAPKLPYKVLDNYINLSKAKELPRDDIIKIWTARFINNDRALHAILTHLQFAQLYTNAFKYPQFVLPLPKPQQDGYELEFVQWQFVGPNTINCMFTTLAEYKLHGEYASPHTTLTFHLELAQDKDLVLMNGFNNKESGISMDEAHLLVVMLQRFYSGKNPQMTQLLHEFNKGNAEFDIDALIKQATSV comes from the coding sequence ATGTTGTCTAGAACTGTTTTAAGAACATTGAAACCGTTGaatattgtttcaattaCACCAAGATGTCAATTATTAAGATTTAATTCTTCCAAATCAACtcccaacaacaacaacaactccaACAACTCCAACCCTGGCCAACTTGatattaatgatgaaatattcaagaaatattcacaacaattacaaaagAAAGCTCGAGAATTAGGGATTccattaaatgaattaagaatcaaatttcaagataaaattgaaaaagtaaAACTAGAATTAGGTGGGATTGATCCAactgaagaattgaaacaattttttgaacatgaaaaacaaaagaaacaacagAACCAAAacgataatgatgatggaACGATTAAAATTAGAGGAATTAAAGATCGTGATGCACCCAAATTACCATATAAAGTATTAGataattatattaatttatctaaAGCTAAAGAATTACCTCGTGATGAtatcattaaaatttgGACAGcaagatttattaataatgatcGAGCATTGCATGCCATATTAACTCATTTACAATTTGCTCAACTTTATACTAATGCATTCAAATATCCTCAATTTgtattaccattaccaaAACCTCAACAAGATGGTTATGAATTAGAATTTGTTCAATGGCAATTTGTTGGACCCAATACTATTAATTGTATGTTTACCACATTAGCGGAATATAAATTACATGGAGAATATGCTTCTCCTCATACAACTTTAACTTTCCATTTAGAATTGGCACAAGATAAAGATCTTGTATTGATGAAtggatttaataataaagaaagtGGGATTTCTATGGATGAAGCTCATTTATTGGTGGTTATGTTACAAAGATTTTATAGTGGTAAAAACCCACAAATGACTCAATTATTACatgaatttaataaagGTAACGctgaatttgatattgatgctTTGATTAAACAAGCAACTAGTGTGTAA
- a CDS encoding uncharacterized protein (Putative heat shock protein with a zinc finger motif; required for protein import into mitochondria in S. cerevisiae; Spider biofilm induced) — MISLIINPCRSSSVVRHTSQLILKSSLSTITNHNKHLLHFQQPLSGISKIITRHNTTSTSASLPNPIDKELLLQFTCNICNNRSSHNISKQAYDHGTVVVQCPSCKSRHLISDNLGFMEYNKKFNLADYLKQHHGQSIETDPNNTVLQFNDIPESLKQKLKATTEDGDSSTIEELDLPEPKDKK, encoded by the coding sequence ATGATTTCACTAATTATCAATCCTTGCAGATCATCAAGTGTTGTTAGACACACTTcacaattgattttaaaatcatcattactGACAATTACCAATCATAATAAACATCTTCTTCACTTTCAACAACCCTTATCtggaatttcaaaaatcatCACTCGACACAATACCACTTCAACATCAGCATCATTGCCAAATCCAATagataaagaattattacTTCAATTCACTTGTAATATTTGTAATAATCGTTCTAGTCATAATATATCTAAACAAGCTTATGATCATGGTACAGTTGTTGTACAATGTCCATCATGTAAATCTCGTCATTTAATATCGGATAATTTAGGATTTATggaatataataaaaaattcaatttagcTGATTATTTAAAACAGCATCATGGTCAATCTATTGAAACTGATCCTAATAATACTGTTTTACAATTTAATGATATTCCTGAAtctttgaaacaaaaattgaaagctACCACCGAAGATGGtgattcatcaacaattgaagaattagatTTACCTGAACCAAAAGATAAGAAATAA
- a CDS encoding uncharacterized protein (Protein of unknown function; Hap43-induced gene; Spider biofilm induced), which produces MKYQQIPKSIRLLFDIYKQLSNKQNSVYHPQVGKYLSQTNDLNLIYQQWQILTNNRKKGDSIKNITERQFYSPSISFGDYELSSTKKLFIKPTKNHFSFITGLPLEDPIFSSKSHDKNRHGQFINNIENNLLSYYSPFTQYPQNSKSQLAYKYYLRKFDESIPIMIILKKKYQMFSIFSMNHWDKIYFDMKRQTRRQNILTNVDDLTIPSRRNMMKLSQRQFEFTSINRIDLFKLALGSYNYFKSLSNPTTIFSNKFNLNKNLQIAPWNGNEFTSQSYNNNNNNDDDDELIKMIDKNCRVEIRDQSTGDIISPDDSKLLEYVNKEKSYVKQLDQDEVMDYSQQIPYQLNFDKYYMLNILNFDSGDTRLSSFSRILNTATTTTTTTTGGGDKNSSNSDISPSDLEIVGVRLSLDNPQVNRMINEMSDIKLNNKDDDVFAYEDILKLVHTPKRNVLRSLMDILAVKGIIKVRQSADKRGLYLLP; this is translated from the coding sequence AtgaaatatcaacaaataccCAAATCTATACGActattatttgatatttataaacagttatcaaataaacaaaattccGTTTATCATCCTCAAGTTGGCAAATATTTATCTCAAACCAATGATTTAAATCTAATATATCAACAATGGCAAATATTAACCAATAATAGAAAGAAAGGTGATTCcatcaaaaatataacTGAACGACAATTTTATTCtccatcaatttcatttggtGATTATGAATTATCTCTGACcaagaaattatttattaaaccTACAAAAAaccatttttcatttataacCGGGTTACCATTAGAAGATCCAATATTCTCCCTGAAATCTCATGATAAAAATCGTCATGgacaatttataaataatattgaaaataatttattatcatattATTCACCATTTACCCAATATCctcaaaattcaaaatctcAATTGGCttataaatattatttacgaaaatttgatgaatcaataccaataatgataattttaaaaaaaaaatatcaaatgttttcaattttttcaatgaatcaTTGGgataaaatatattttgataTGAAACGACAAACAAGAAgacaaaatattttaactaatgttgatgatttaacCATTCCATCTCGAAGAAatatgatgaaattatcTCAAAgacaatttgaattcacAAGTATTAATAGAATagatttatttaaattggCTCTTGGAAgttataattattttaaatcattacTGAATCCAACAACTATTTTCCTGAATAAgttcaatttgaataaaaatttacaaattgcACCCTGGAATGGGAATGAATTCACATCCCAAagttataataataataataataatgatgatgatgatgaattgattaaaatgattgataaaaattgtCGAGTGGAAATTAGAGATCAATCAACTGGGGATATTATCCTGCCTGAtgattcaaaattattggaatatgtcaataaagaaaaatcataTGTGAAACAATTAGATCAAGATGAAGTAATGGATTATAGTCAACAAATAccttatcaattaaattttgataaatattatatgttaaatattttgaattttgataGTGGTGATACAAGACTTTCAAGTTTTAGTAGAATATTAAatacagcaacaacaacaacaacaacaacaacaggaGGAGGAGATAAGAATTCGTCAAATTCTGATATCTCACCTTCTGatcttgaaattgttggtgTTCGATTATCATTAGATAATCCTCAAGTGAATCGAATGATTAATGAAATGAGTGATATTAAACTTAATAATAaggatgatgatgttttCGCTTATGaagatattttgaaattagttCATACTCCTAAAAGAAATGTATTACGATCATTAATGGATATATTAGCCGTGAAAGGAATAATTAAAGTTCGACAAAGTGCTGATAAAAGAggattatatttattaccaTAA